A part of Aegilops tauschii subsp. strangulata cultivar AL8/78 chromosome 2, Aet v6.0, whole genome shotgun sequence genomic DNA contains:
- the LOC141041936 gene encoding tau-cadinol synthase-like, translating into MPLICLTDVFNKFKAEDGSFIKDITNEPRALLGLYNAAYLSIHGESQLDEAIAFARHHLESMRGSLKYPLSEQIKRNLEIPYPRALKRINAPYYIAEYEQERTCIPSLLELAKLDFNLLQRLHQRELKDFCRWGNNLYEEVQLSYSRNRIVECYFWSNIMQYEEQYGHARIILAKVFVLLTLLDDTFDMHATLEEGRKLNEAIQRWEESAVLLLPEYLKKYYVRLMNTFTEIELELKPDHNYRVAYSRKALQTLCRHYQQESEWFHSSYIPSFDDHLKCSLISSGIPMLSISSIVGMGDEATKEAFEWAGGCTDAVQACTVVGRLMNDITSFKRGKNKLDVASSVDSYINQYHVTSEVALATLDNLVQDAWKTSNQARFHHHALLPLVKRIIRLTKSMTLMYHDNVDRNSSSRGNKDKIEQQFVEAIPL; encoded by the exons ATGCCATTAATTTGTCTTACAGATGTATTCAATAAATTCAAGGCCGAAGATGGGAGCTTCATCAAGGATATAACTAATGAACCAAGGGCATTGTTAGGTTTATACAATGCAGCTTACCTTTCAATCCATGGTGAATCACAACTTGACGAAGCCATCGCTTTTGCAAGGCATCATCTTGAATCCATGAGGGGTAGTCTTAAATACCCTTTATCGGAGCAAATCAAACGAAATCTTGAGATACCATATCCACGTGCTTTGAAGAGAATAAATGCTCCATATTATATTGCAGAGTATGAACAAGAGAGAACATGTATCCCTTCCTTGCTTGAACTTGCAAAGCTCGACTTTAATCTTCTGCAGCGTCTTCATCAGAGAGAGCTCAAGGATTTTTGTCG GTGGGGAAACAATCTGTATGAAGAGGTGCAACTAAGCTACTCTCGGAATCGTATAGTTGAATGCTACTTCTGGTCCAACATAATGCAGTATGAGGAACAATATGGACATGCACGAATAATCCTTGCCAAGGTATTTGTGCTACTTACCCTTTTAGATGACACTTTTGATATGCATGCTACCTTGGAAGAGGGTCGAAAGCTCAACGAAGCCATACAAAG ATGGGAAGAGAGTGCTGTTCTTCTCTTACCGGAGTACCTGAAAAAGTACTACGTCCGGTTGATGAATACCTTCACCGAGATTGAGCTTGAACTAAAACCAGATCACAATTACCGCGTTGCTTACTCTAGGAAAGCG TTACAAACTCTTTGTAGGCATTACCAACAGGAATCTGAATGGTTTCATAGTAGTTATATACCAAGctttgatgatcatctgaagtGCTCACTCATCTCTTCGGGTATTCCGATGCTATCCATCAGTTCAATTGTCGGTATGGGTGACGAAGCAACCAAGGAAGCGTTCGAGTGGGCAGGCGGTTGCACCGATGCGGTACAGGCTTGCACTGTAGTGGGACGCCTCATGAATGATATTACTTCATTTAAG CGCGGAAAGAACAAGCTGGATGTGGCTAGCTCCGTAGATAGCTATATCAATCAGTATCATGTTACGAGTGAGGTCGCTCTGGCCACCCTGGACAATCTTGTTCAAGATGCTTGGAAAACTTCAAATCAGGCACGATTTCACCATCATGCACTGCTCCCACTTGTAAAACGCATCATCAGACTGACCAAGAGCATGACCTTGATGTACCATGACAATGTTGACCGCAATTCATCCAGCCGTGGCAACAAAGACAAGATCGAGCAGCAGTTCGTCGAGGCGATCCCCTTGTAG
- the LOC109776105 gene encoding desmethyl-deoxy-podophyllotoxin synthase-like, producing MDMSRRHGPLMHLQLGEVPTMVVSSAEAAALVMKTNDLSFAGRPRTVTTDIFGCAGKDIGFAPYGDHWRQMRKVCIVELLSSKQVKRMEGIRAEEVGNLMRSIAAAASTGATINLSQKVAALSNDVVTRAVFGGKFAQQGEYLRELGEAFRLMSGFCPVDLFPSSRLVRWLSNGERDAKRSHGRIERIIIDVMEGRKAERAASVGTDGEDLLDVLLRLQQQDSLEFPLTTDIIGAVLFDIFAGATENTATVLAWAMWELVRSPETMAKAQQEVRDVLVEDLAVFTDRDLTKLQYMQMIINETFRLHPPAALVPRMCREDCTIMGYDIPKGTNVFINVFAIAQDPACWDNPGEFKPDRFENNVNYNGTYFEFIPFGAGRRQCPGIQFSSSLMEMALTNFLYHFNWKLPDGASLTSFDMSEKFGLAISRKYDQKLRATPHACFKAMSSK from the exons ATGGACATGTCTCGCCGGCACGGGCCGCTGATGCACCTCCAGCTCGGCGAGGTCCCCACCATGGTGGTCTCTAGCGCCGAGGCGGCGGCTCTGGTGATGAAGACCAACGACCTCTCCTTCGCGGGCCGGCCGCGCACCGTGACGACGGATATTTTCGGCTGTGCCGGCAAGGACATCGGCTTTGCCCCCTACGGGGACCACTGGCGACAGATGCGCAAGGTCTGCATAGTGGAGCTCCTTAGCTCCAAGCAGGTGAAGCGCATGGAGGGCATCAGGGCCGAGGAGGTGGGCAACCTCATGCgttccatcgccgccgccgcctcgaccGGCGCCACCATTAACCTCAGCCAGAAGGTGGCGGCGCTCAGCAACGACGTCGTGACGAGGGCGGTTTTCGGCGGTAAGTTTGCACAGCAGGGTGAGTACCTCCGCGAGTTGGGTGAGGCGTTCAGGCTGATGAGCGGCTTCTGTCCGGTCGACCTTTTCCCATCGTCACGGTTGGTAAGGTGGCTGAGCAATGGAGAGCGCGACGCCAAGAGAAGCCACGGCCGCATCGAGCGCATCATCATCGATGTCATGGAGGGGCGCAAGGCCGAGCGAGCTGCCAGTGTTGGCACCGACGGTGAGGACCTGCTGGACGTGCTGCTCAGGCTGCAGCAGCAGGATTCGTTGGAATTCCCTCTAACCACCGACATCATTGGCGCCGTTCTATTT GACATATTTGCAGGTGCCACGGAGAACACGGCAACCGTCTTGGCGTGGGCTATGTGGGAGCTAGTGCGCAGTCCTGAAACCATGGCCAAGGCACAGCAAGAAGTCCGGGATGTTCTTGTTGAAGACCTTGCTGTCTTTACTGATAGAGACCTCACTAAACTCCAATACATGCAGATGATCATCAATGAAACCTTCAGGTTACATCCGCCTGCTGCTCTAGTTCCCCGCATGTGCAGAGAGGATTGTACTATCATGGGTTATGACATCCCAAAAGGCACCAACGTATTCATTAATGTCTTCGCAATTGCTCAAGATCCTGCATGTTGGGACAATCCTGGAGAGTTTAAGCCAGATAGGTTCGAGAACAACGTGAATTACAATGGAACATATTTTGAATTCATTCCCTTCGGGGCTGGGCGACGGCAATGCCCGGGGATTCAGTTTAGCTCGTCACTGATGGAGATGGCCTTGACAAACTTTCTATACCACTTCAATTGGAAGCTTCCGGATGGGGCTAGCCTCACTTCATTTGACATGTCCGAGAAATTTGGGCTTGCGATAAGCAGGAAGTATGACCAGAAGCTCAGAGCGACTCCACACGCGTGCTTCAAAGCTATGTCGTCCAAGTGA